A region of Paraburkholderia largidicola DNA encodes the following proteins:
- a CDS encoding RidA family protein — protein MAVIRHHVGKRLSETAVHNGTVYLAGQIAEDTDQDIVGQTREVLGHIDRLLGEVNSDKSLLLSVQIYISDMVHFAGMNAAWDEWVAQGNTPPRATVEAKLANPKCLVEVVVVAAQRS, from the coding sequence ATGGCAGTCATTCGTCATCACGTCGGCAAGCGCCTTTCGGAAACCGCTGTGCACAACGGCACGGTTTATCTTGCTGGCCAGATCGCCGAGGACACCGATCAGGACATCGTCGGTCAAACGCGCGAAGTGCTGGGTCACATCGACCGTCTGCTCGGTGAAGTCAACAGCGACAAGTCGCTGCTGCTCTCGGTGCAGATCTATATCTCGGACATGGTGCATTTCGCCGGCATGAACGCCGCGTGGGACGAATGGGTCGCGCAAGGCAACACGCCGCCGCGCGCAACCGTCGAGGCGAAGCTCGCCAACCCGAAGTGCCTCGTCGAAGTGGTCGTCGTCGCCGCGCAGCGCAGCTAG